From the genome of Spinacia oleracea cultivar Varoflay chromosome 2, BTI_SOV_V1, whole genome shotgun sequence, one region includes:
- the LOC110778213 gene encoding centromere/kinetochore protein zw10 homolog: protein MEAMDVLGILDYGLARTADLFIKHVIAPAVKFNSPVSFLEESSGSLVESSDKILKIVSSLEPKTDDIDSDALFSRMTIVVKFIHQYICLENGPWMRCFGRLRGQECLSLLFLTSSQRRLCSFPNLIRMMKD, encoded by the exons ATGGAAGCCATGGAT GTGCTAGGAATACTTGATTATGGGCTTGCAAGGACCGCTGACTTATTCATCAAGCATGTCATTGCTCCTGCAGTGAAATTTAACTCCCCTGTTTCGTTTCTGGAAGAATCTAGTGGTAGCTTGGTCGAGAGCAGTGACAAAATCTTGAAGATAGTCTCAAGTCTAGAGCCGAAG ACAGATGACATTGATAGCGATGCTCTATTCTCAAGAATGACGATAGTTGTTAAGTTTATCCACCAGTATATATGTCTTGAAAATGGTCCTTGGATGCGTTGTTTCGGAAGGTTGCGTGGCCAAGAATGTCTGAGCTTATTATTTCTAACTTCCTCTCAAAG GAGAttatgttcatttccaaatctGATAAGAATGATGAAAGATTAA